In Flavivirga abyssicola, the following are encoded in one genomic region:
- a CDS encoding DUF3810 domain-containing protein: MLKKKKTLLALSLIPQYVLIKWMSKYPEFVEQFYSNGIYPFISKIFRYTLGWLPFSFGDLVYTLSIIYIVRWFYKNRKQLRKNTKQWFVDVFSAIAIMYFVFHLFWGFNYYRLPLHKSLDIANDYTTEQLIFVTEKLIKKSNALHLKIAKNDTIKVDLPYSKSEVLKMTPVGYENLKQVFPYLEYVPKSVKKSLYSYPLTYMGFSGYLNPFTNEAQVNGLIPVYKVPTTSSHEIAHQLGYAAENEANFIGCMAAISHDDVYFRYTGFTFGLRFCLNEIYRRDPCIYEDMVADVNKGILKNYREIREFWDAHENPTEPLFKLFYGNFLKANNQNKGMESYSYVVALLVNYFETENL, encoded by the coding sequence ATGTTGAAGAAGAAAAAGACCTTATTAGCGCTATCGTTAATTCCGCAATATGTATTAATAAAATGGATGTCTAAGTATCCTGAATTTGTAGAGCAATTTTACAGTAATGGAATCTACCCCTTTATTTCAAAAATTTTTAGGTATACCTTAGGCTGGTTACCCTTTTCATTTGGTGATTTGGTTTATACGCTTTCCATTATTTACATCGTTCGTTGGTTTTATAAAAACCGAAAACAATTAAGAAAAAATACAAAACAATGGTTTGTAGATGTGTTTTCGGCCATAGCAATTATGTACTTTGTATTTCACCTATTTTGGGGATTTAATTATTACCGATTACCATTACATAAAAGTTTAGATATTGCTAATGACTATACTACCGAACAATTAATTTTTGTGACTGAAAAATTGATTAAAAAATCGAATGCCCTTCATTTAAAAATTGCTAAAAATGACACGATTAAAGTTGACTTGCCTTATAGCAAAAGTGAAGTATTAAAGATGACTCCTGTGGGTTATGAAAATTTAAAACAGGTATTTCCTTATTTGGAATATGTCCCAAAAAGTGTAAAAAAATCATTATACAGTTACCCACTAACTTATATGGGGTTTAGTGGCTACTTAAACCCATTTACCAACGAAGCTCAGGTTAATGGATTAATTCCAGTCTATAAAGTACCTACTACTTCATCTCATGAAATTGCTCATCAATTAGGTTATGCAGCCGAAAATGAAGCTAATTTTATTGGGTGCATGGCAGCTATAAGTCATGATGATGTGTATTTTAGATACACAGGCTTCACCTTTGGTTTACGTTTTTGCTTGAATGAAATTTACAGACGCGACCCATGCATATATGAAGATATGGTTGCAGATGTAAATAAAGGTATTTTGAAAAATTATAGAGAAATTCGTGAGTTTTGGGATGCTCATGAAAACCCTACCGAACCTTTATTCAAACTATTCTATGGTAACTTTTTAAAAGCCAATAACCAGAATAAAGGCATGGAAAGTTACAGCTATGTGGTTGCTCTATTAGTTAATTATTTCGAAACTGAAAACTTGTAG
- a CDS encoding pre-peptidase C-terminal domain-containing protein — protein sequence MRTQIKNTVIILLAVLFANCSKDDDTPIDKGLTLFETTEEWNCNLSETCEDIYQFEFKEGTRISISIENITGKSVVSLDLSADFGEFGGPNLLTEGKLTYYGCTTQDESVSVTNVNISETGIYNLAVARDWSLSAGFDGAYKLTIISDTTFTEGETPTNDTEATNYERECI from the coding sequence ATGAGAACTCAAATTAAAAACACTGTAATAATACTATTAGCTGTACTTTTTGCCAATTGCTCCAAAGATGATGACACCCCTATAGACAAAGGTCTTACATTGTTCGAAACAACAGAGGAATGGAACTGTAATTTGTCTGAAACCTGCGAGGATATTTATCAATTTGAATTTAAAGAAGGAACCAGAATATCAATAAGTATCGAAAATATCACAGGCAAGTCTGTTGTTTCGTTAGATTTATCTGCTGATTTTGGAGAGTTTGGCGGTCCAAACTTACTTACCGAAGGTAAACTTACTTATTATGGATGTACTACACAAGATGAAAGTGTATCTGTTACTAACGTTAATATTTCTGAAACTGGTATTTATAATTTGGCCGTTGCTAGAGATTGGAGCTTGAGTGCTGGGTTTGATGGTGCTTATAAATTAACAATAATATCGGACACAACATTTACAGAAGGCGAAACACCAACAAACGATACAGAAGCTACAAACTATGAAAGAGAATGTATTTAG
- a CDS encoding T9SS type A sorting domain-containing protein: protein MKQVLLFSLFILFSFSVYSQVQGPPPPCGYTPAYACDDNDDGFAVFNLVDSFPFETFCRVDKGLPKQYYPIVYYLTREDMLNETNPIVNPESFINVSTPQTIYYRANKIVPDDIEYLASENPIEVKRILTNIPSLDVYDNDSDGIATFDLTTVDVFCGTNSKDDYTVTYHESKTDVDNGINAIPNPSSFVNKTNADYIYVRVEHNSSDYVEVSSFFYLRVLFAKASTPGNISVCDDDQDGIIATDLATYDVTILGDQNSDNFTVSYYLTQADAETKMNQLPTIYNISNSETIYARVDESIGGTYSVTSFSFSVYIPPLVSLLEPYEICDDESGDGFALFDLSVIRNQINSGGIIYDISFHTDKDDEYGSSIDENYTNTTNPQTIYVDVEDMEGYGCFTILELQLIVQDCTTKGIIEVNAFYDANSNSAFENDEINFLNGTLTYEKNNNGVQHVLYSSNGIFNIISDDENNTYDISYNIFTEYDACYDITTVSYDDISVLNGSTANYDFPVTKVQECGDIAVYLASYAPPRPGFDYYNRLIIKNKGLETVSSGTIEFVHDPLVTFNEVTNVNSGYSVNNTASGFTLDFVDLKPNEQQAVIVSMNVPIPTSLGTLLTNTATYSVTDLSTENNTSILSETVIGSYDPNDIAESHGPEILYDEFGNNDYLYYTVRFQNVGTADAINVSIDNTLNAKLDKSTIQMLSASHDYVFTRIDSQLNWKFDNIHLPSEDMDEPNSHGYVYYKIKPLAGYSVGDIIPNTAEIYFDFNPAVITNTFNTEFTTTLSNKKFNKFNVSISPNPATDIVELKFDKNISDKINVSIYNIQGKLILNSIKALQGNIAQINVSSLKRGMYFLKINNNINDVTQKLIVK from the coding sequence ATGAAACAAGTATTACTATTCTCTCTTTTCATTTTATTTTCTTTTTCTGTTTACTCTCAAGTACAAGGACCACCGCCACCTTGTGGGTACACACCAGCATATGCCTGTGATGATAATGATGATGGTTTTGCTGTATTTAATTTAGTAGACTCATTTCCTTTTGAAACATTTTGTAGAGTTGATAAAGGTTTACCAAAGCAGTATTATCCAATTGTTTATTATCTAACTAGAGAGGATATGTTAAATGAAACAAACCCTATAGTAAATCCAGAAAGTTTCATAAATGTTTCAACTCCTCAAACTATCTATTATAGAGCAAATAAAATTGTACCAGATGATATTGAATATTTAGCTAGCGAAAATCCTATTGAAGTTAAAAGAATATTAACCAATATACCAAGTTTGGATGTTTACGATAATGATTCAGATGGTATTGCAACTTTCGATTTAACAACGGTTGATGTATTTTGCGGGACTAATAGTAAAGATGACTATACGGTTACTTATCATGAATCTAAGACTGATGTTGATAATGGAATCAATGCTATTCCAAATCCTTCGAGTTTTGTAAATAAAACGAATGCTGATTATATTTATGTGAGAGTGGAACATAATAGTTCTGACTATGTTGAAGTCTCCTCTTTTTTTTATTTAAGAGTTTTGTTTGCCAAGGCTAGCACTCCTGGTAATATTAGTGTTTGTGATGATGATCAGGATGGTATAATTGCTACAGATTTAGCAACGTACGATGTTACTATTTTAGGGGATCAAAACTCGGATAATTTTACTGTTTCTTATTACTTAACACAAGCTGATGCGGAAACTAAAATGAATCAATTACCTACGATTTATAATATTTCAAATTCTGAAACAATATATGCCAGGGTAGATGAAAGTATTGGAGGAACTTATTCAGTAACTTCATTTAGTTTTTCTGTTTATATACCACCATTGGTAAGCCTTTTAGAACCTTATGAAATTTGTGATGATGAAAGTGGTGATGGATTTGCGTTATTTGATTTATCTGTAATTCGTAATCAAATTAACAGTGGAGGAATTATATATGATATCTCTTTTCATACAGATAAGGATGATGAATATGGTAGCAGTATTGATGAAAATTATACTAATACCACTAATCCTCAAACCATATATGTCGATGTTGAAGATATGGAAGGTTATGGATGTTTTACTATTTTAGAATTACAATTAATTGTTCAAGATTGTACAACGAAAGGCATAATAGAAGTTAATGCATTTTACGATGCCAATAGTAACTCTGCTTTTGAAAATGATGAAATAAACTTTTTAAATGGAACGCTTACTTATGAGAAAAATAATAATGGTGTTCAACATGTTCTATATTCGTCTAATGGTATATTCAATATTATAAGTGATGATGAAAATAACACGTATGATATTAGTTATAATATATTTACAGAATATGATGCTTGCTATGATATTACTACGGTATCGTATGATGATATAAGTGTTTTAAATGGAAGTACGGCTAATTACGACTTTCCTGTTACTAAAGTGCAAGAATGTGGAGATATAGCTGTTTATTTAGCCTCTTATGCACCTCCAAGACCCGGATTTGATTATTATAATCGTTTAATAATCAAAAATAAAGGTTTGGAAACAGTGTCTTCGGGTACAATTGAATTTGTTCATGATCCATTAGTAACATTTAATGAGGTTACTAATGTTAATTCAGGGTACAGTGTAAACAATACAGCGAGTGGTTTTACTTTAGATTTTGTCGATTTAAAGCCTAATGAACAACAAGCAGTTATAGTCAGCATGAATGTTCCTATACCTACGAGTTTAGGAACTTTATTGACAAACACAGCGACATATTCAGTTACAGATTTGTCAACTGAAAATAACACGTCTATATTATCAGAAACGGTAATAGGATCGTACGATCCAAACGATATTGCAGAGTCCCATGGTCCAGAGATTCTTTATGATGAGTTTGGGAATAATGATTATTTATATTACACCGTTAGATTTCAAAACGTTGGAACTGCTGATGCTATAAATGTATCTATTGATAATACATTGAATGCGAAATTGGATAAGTCGACCATTCAAATGCTGAGTGCAAGTCATGATTATGTTTTTACAAGAATAGATAGCCAATTAAATTGGAAATTTGATAATATTCATTTGCCAAGTGAGGATATGGATGAGCCCAATAGTCATGGTTATGTCTATTATAAAATAAAACCCTTAGCTGGTTATAGTGTTGGAGATATCATACCGAATACAGCTGAAATTTATTTTGATTTTAATCCAGCCGTTATAACCAATACATTTAATACAGAATTTACCACTACATTAAGCAATAAAAAGTTTAACAAGTTTAACGTATCAATTTCACCTAATCCAGCAACAGATATTGTTGAATTAAAGTTTGATAAAAATATTAGTGATAAAATAAATGTAAGTATTTATAATATTCAGGGAAAATTGATATTAAATTCAATAAAGGCATTACAAGGTAATATTGCACAAATAAATGTGTCATCCTTAAAAAGAGGTATGTACTTTTTAAAGATAAATAATAATATTAATGATGTTACACAAAAATTGATTGTTAAATAA
- a CDS encoding GIY-YIG nuclease family protein: MKKSFVYFMTNKNNTVIYVGVTSDLLKRVYQHKTKGYKGFTYKYNCDKLIYFEEFDDINQAIAREKQIKGGNRKRKEHLIHAINPEWNDLSDGWLFYFD, from the coding sequence ATGAAAAAATCATTTGTCTATTTTATGACTAATAAAAATAATACAGTTATTTATGTTGGTGTGACAAGTGATTTGTTAAAAAGAGTATATCAACATAAAACAAAAGGATATAAAGGATTTACTTATAAGTATAATTGTGATAAATTAATATACTTCGAAGAGTTTGACGATATTAATCAAGCTATTGCAAGGGAAAAGCAAATAAAGGGAGGGAATAGAAAAAGAAAGGAGCACTTAATACATGCCATAAATCCAGAATGGAATGATTTGTCTGATGGGTGGTTGTTTTATTTTGACTAA
- a CDS encoding aminoacyl-histidine dipeptidase, producing the protein MSTEIRQLQPQQLWNRFADLNAVPRGSKKEERVIAFMKNFGENLGLETIEDEVGNVIIKKPATPGMENRTTVVMQSHLDMVHQKNGDTSFDFDTQGIDMYIDGDWVRAKGTTLGADNGLGVATIMAVLESKDIPHPAIEALFTIDEETGMTGAMGLKGGLLSGGILLNLDTEEDDEIGVGCAGGIDVTAKRTYNEEETPEFKIGYKITVKGLQGGHSGMQIHEGLGNANKLMNRVLFDGFENYGLRISEINGGSLRNAIPRESNAIVAIDAVHEDAFLLEIALISNTIKKELKTMEPDLEITISKAETPTKIMDLGVQEGLTRALYAAYNGVYKMSADIPELVETSNNIARVVVKDGTIHIGCLTRSSVESSKMDLANTLRATFELTGCEVEFSGDYPGWTPNMDSAILKVMTKLYEDLNGEKPHVAACHAGLECGILGTNYPDMDMISFGPNIKGAHSPDERAQISSVQKYWNFVLGILKEIPVK; encoded by the coding sequence ATGAGCACTGAGATAAGACAACTTCAACCACAACAACTTTGGAATAGGTTTGCAGATTTAAATGCTGTACCAAGAGGATCAAAAAAAGAAGAACGCGTTATAGCTTTCATGAAAAATTTTGGTGAAAATCTTGGTTTAGAAACCATTGAGGATGAAGTAGGGAATGTTATTATCAAAAAGCCAGCAACTCCAGGAATGGAAAATAGGACGACCGTAGTCATGCAATCGCATTTAGATATGGTTCATCAGAAAAATGGAGATACTAGTTTTGATTTTGACACTCAGGGTATAGATATGTATATTGATGGTGATTGGGTTCGTGCAAAAGGAACAACTTTAGGGGCAGATAATGGTTTAGGAGTTGCTACCATTATGGCTGTTTTAGAAAGCAAAGATATTCCGCATCCAGCTATTGAAGCGTTATTTACTATTGATGAAGAAACTGGTATGACAGGAGCCATGGGCTTAAAAGGCGGATTGCTTTCTGGCGGTATCCTTTTAAATTTAGATACAGAAGAAGACGATGAAATAGGTGTAGGTTGTGCTGGAGGTATTGATGTTACAGCAAAGAGAACCTATAATGAAGAAGAAACACCAGAGTTTAAAATAGGGTATAAAATCACGGTTAAAGGATTACAAGGAGGTCATTCGGGGATGCAAATTCATGAAGGTTTAGGGAATGCTAATAAACTAATGAATCGTGTATTATTTGATGGTTTTGAAAACTACGGATTGCGAATTTCTGAAATTAATGGAGGTAGTTTACGAAATGCTATTCCTAGAGAAAGTAATGCTATCGTTGCTATTGATGCTGTACATGAAGATGCTTTTTTATTAGAAATAGCTTTGATTTCTAATACAATTAAGAAAGAGTTAAAAACGATGGAGCCAGATTTAGAAATTACAATTTCTAAAGCAGAAACACCTACGAAAATCATGGATTTAGGAGTTCAGGAAGGCCTGACCAGAGCTTTATATGCTGCTTATAATGGGGTTTACAAAATGAGTGCTGATATTCCGGAATTGGTAGAAACATCAAATAATATTGCTAGAGTCGTGGTTAAAGACGGGACTATTCATATCGGTTGTTTAACACGTTCATCTGTTGAGAGTTCTAAAATGGATCTGGCAAATACACTACGTGCAACTTTTGAATTAACTGGGTGTGAAGTTGAATTTTCTGGAGACTACCCTGGGTGGACACCAAATATGGATTCTGCTATCTTAAAAGTAATGACGAAATTATATGAAGATTTAAATGGAGAAAAACCACATGTAGCTGCATGTCATGCAGGGTTAGAATGTGGTATTCTGGGAACAAATTATCCAGATATGGATATGATCAGTTTTGGTCCTAATATAAAAGGCGCTCACTCACCGGACGAACGTGCTCAAATTTCATCTGTTCAGAAATATTGGAACTTTGTTTTAGGGATTTTAAAGGAAATCCCAGTTAAGTAG
- a CDS encoding DEAD/DEAH box helicase, with protein MSTFQELGLNDDLLQAITDLGFIKPSEVQEKAIPILLESESDLVALAQTGTGKTAAFGFPMLEKIDVNSRTTQGLILSPTRELCLQITNEMKQYGKYCKGLNVVAIYGGSSITDQAREVKRGAQIIVATPGRMKDMISRRMVDISKIQYSVLDEADEMLNMGFKEDITDILSHTPEDKSTWLFSATMPKEVATIAKKFMSSPQEITVGNKNESTSNVSHEYYLVNARDRYQALKRLSDANPDIFSVVFCRTKRDTQKVAEQLIEDGYSAGALHGDLSQNQRDLVMKSFRNKQIQTLVATDVAARGIDVDDITHVINYQLPDEIETYTHRSGRTGRAGKTGVSMVIVSKSEVRKIKSIERIIKRQFEKKDIPDGAEICEVQLMSLANKIHNTEINHEIDKHLSSINELFEDTDKDELIKKFFSVEFTRFYNYYQKSKNLNVSDDGGRDRDGGRDFGGKSNSTRYFINVGNKDGFDWMKLKDFLKEQLQLGRDDVFKVEVKDSFSFFNTENELKEKVLAFFTDFKHEGRFVNVEVSENRGGGRRGDRNRGRRRDDRKGGGRRDDRRSGSGNRSERRRSEGASKPRRSDSGNSGAFKPRRSRR; from the coding sequence ATGAGCACATTCCAAGAATTAGGTCTTAATGACGACCTATTACAAGCAATTACAGATTTAGGGTTTATAAAACCAAGTGAAGTCCAAGAAAAAGCAATCCCAATTTTATTAGAGTCTGAATCAGATTTAGTGGCATTAGCCCAAACAGGAACTGGTAAAACAGCAGCATTTGGTTTCCCTATGCTAGAAAAAATTGATGTCAATAGCAGAACTACACAAGGTTTAATTTTATCTCCAACTAGAGAGCTTTGTTTACAGATTACCAACGAAATGAAGCAATACGGAAAGTATTGTAAAGGCCTTAATGTCGTTGCTATTTATGGTGGATCTAGTATTACTGACCAAGCTAGAGAGGTGAAAAGAGGCGCGCAAATTATTGTAGCGACTCCTGGACGTATGAAGGATATGATTAGCAGACGTATGGTTGATATTTCTAAAATACAATATTCTGTTTTAGATGAAGCTGATGAGATGCTGAATATGGGTTTTAAGGAAGATATAACGGATATACTTTCTCATACCCCTGAAGACAAAAGCACTTGGTTATTTTCCGCAACCATGCCAAAAGAAGTAGCTACTATTGCTAAAAAATTCATGAGTAGTCCACAGGAAATTACGGTTGGAAATAAAAATGAAAGTACAAGCAATGTATCGCACGAATATTATTTAGTAAATGCCAGAGATCGTTACCAAGCTTTAAAACGATTATCGGACGCCAACCCAGATATTTTCTCGGTAGTATTTTGTCGCACCAAACGAGACACTCAGAAAGTAGCAGAACAGCTCATTGAAGATGGATATAGTGCTGGCGCTTTACACGGTGATTTAAGTCAGAACCAACGTGACTTAGTCATGAAATCGTTTAGAAATAAACAGATACAAACACTAGTAGCTACGGATGTAGCTGCGCGTGGCATTGATGTTGACGATATTACCCATGTTATAAATTATCAATTACCAGACGAAATCGAAACGTATACTCACCGTTCTGGACGAACTGGACGAGCTGGTAAAACAGGGGTTTCTATGGTGATTGTTTCTAAAAGTGAGGTACGTAAAATAAAAAGTATTGAGCGTATTATTAAACGTCAATTCGAGAAAAAAGATATTCCGGATGGAGCGGAAATTTGTGAAGTACAATTAATGTCTCTTGCTAATAAAATACATAACACTGAGATTAATCATGAAATTGATAAGCATTTATCAAGTATTAACGAATTGTTTGAAGACACAGATAAGGATGAATTGATTAAAAAGTTCTTCTCTGTTGAGTTTACACGTTTCTATAATTATTATCAAAAATCTAAAAACCTAAATGTTTCTGATGATGGTGGTCGTGATCGAGACGGTGGACGTGATTTTGGAGGCAAGTCCAATTCTACACGCTACTTTATAAATGTTGGCAATAAAGATGGTTTTGACTGGATGAAGCTAAAAGACTTCTTAAAAGAACAGTTACAACTTGGAAGAGATGATGTTTTTAAAGTCGAAGTAAAAGATAGCTTCTCGTTTTTTAATACTGAAAATGAATTAAAGGAAAAAGTATTGGCTTTCTTTACAGACTTTAAACACGAAGGTCGTTTTGTAAATGTTGAAGTATCAGAAAATCGTGGTGGTGGAAGACGAGGCGACAGAAACCGAGGCAGAAGGCGTGATGATAGAAAAGGTGGTGGAAGACGCGACGATAGAAGGTCTGGCTCTGGAAACAGAAGTGAAAGACGTCGCTCTGAAGGCGCTTCAAAACCAAGACGTTCTGATTCCGGTAATTCTGGCGCATTTAAACCTAGACGATCAAGACGATAA
- a CDS encoding M48 family metallopeptidase produces MTSTTLFYIIIAILIINFLVDKILDALNAKHFNDTLPEDLKDVYDVAEYKKSQNYKATNYKFGILTSTFSILLTLGFLLFDGFEFVDNIARGYSDNPIIIALIFFGIIMIGSDIVSTPFSYYSTFVIEEKFGFNKTTIKTFILDKIKGWLMMALVGGGILALIIWFYQVTGNHFWLYAWGLVALFTLFMNMFYSKLIVPLFNKQTPLEDGGLRDKISEYAQTVGFKLDKIFVIDGSKRSTKANAYFSGFGSEKRVTLYDTLINDLDDEEIVAVLAHEVGHYKKKHIIFNLFASILLTGLTLFILSLFISNPLLSNALGVDIPSFHIGLIAFGLLYSPISEITGLIMNVFSRKFEYQADDYAKNTYKGEPLITSLKKLSKNSLSNLTPHPAYVFMHYSHPTLLERIRNLRA; encoded by the coding sequence ATGACATCTACAACTTTATTTTACATCATCATTGCTATACTTATAATTAACTTTTTAGTTGATAAAATCTTAGATGCTTTAAATGCCAAGCATTTTAATGACACACTTCCAGAAGATTTAAAAGATGTTTATGATGTAGCTGAGTATAAAAAATCACAGAATTATAAAGCAACCAATTATAAATTTGGGATTTTAACATCTACATTTTCTATTCTTTTAACTTTAGGTTTTTTGCTTTTTGACGGGTTTGAATTTGTAGATAATATAGCACGAGGTTATAGTGATAATCCAATTATTATTGCGCTTATTTTCTTTGGAATTATTATGATTGGTAGTGATATAGTGTCTACACCTTTTTCTTATTATAGCACCTTTGTTATTGAAGAAAAATTTGGATTTAATAAAACTACCATTAAAACATTTATTCTTGATAAAATAAAAGGCTGGTTGATGATGGCCCTTGTTGGTGGTGGTATTTTAGCACTTATCATTTGGTTTTATCAAGTTACTGGCAATCATTTTTGGCTTTATGCTTGGGGATTGGTAGCACTATTCACTTTATTTATGAATATGTTTTACTCAAAACTTATCGTACCATTATTCAATAAACAAACCCCTTTAGAAGATGGGGGTTTACGAGATAAAATTTCTGAATATGCACAAACAGTTGGTTTTAAACTGGACAAAATATTTGTGATTGATGGCTCTAAACGCAGTACAAAAGCAAATGCCTATTTCTCTGGATTTGGTAGTGAAAAACGCGTGACACTTTATGATACTCTAATTAATGATTTAGATGACGAAGAAATAGTTGCTGTATTAGCACACGAAGTTGGACATTATAAGAAAAAACATATTATTTTTAATTTGTTTGCTTCTATTTTACTAACAGGTTTAACGCTTTTTATTTTATCGCTTTTTATTTCAAATCCATTATTATCAAATGCTTTAGGTGTAGACATTCCAAGTTTTCATATTGGACTTATTGCTTTTGGGTTACTATACTCCCCTATTTCTGAAATTACAGGTTTAATTATGAATGTATTTTCCAGAAAGTTTGAATACCAGGCGGATGATTATGCCAAAAACACCTATAAAGGAGAACCTTTAATTACATCGCTTAAAAAACTTTCTAAAAATAGTTTGAGTAACTTAACACCACACCCTGCTTATGTATTTATGCATTATTCGCATCCTACTTTGTTGGAACGGATTAGGAATTTAAGAGCCTAA
- a CDS encoding DUF6503 family protein — protein MKNILFLAIIVLFVSCKKNSGTKETISYSEEHLDVTTSIYPENISKVFKAHGGLDTWNKMQGLVFEIEHPEGNEKTTTALKSRESLIETETFKIGFDGNHVWLKQQDSLAYKGNARFYYNLMFYFYTMPFILADDGIIYDEVEPLVFEGESYPGIKVSYESGVGESSEDEYVLYYDPETNKMTWLSYTVTYFSKEKSKNFRYINYSDWQTIEGLLLPKTLTWYNYENNVPTTKKNDMKFINIKLSTDKPNAALFKVPEGATLVE, from the coding sequence ATGAAAAATATACTTTTTTTAGCGATCATAGTTTTGTTTGTATCCTGTAAAAAGAATTCAGGTACTAAAGAGACTATAAGCTATTCTGAAGAGCATCTAGATGTAACCACAAGTATCTATCCAGAAAATATATCAAAGGTCTTTAAAGCCCACGGAGGTTTAGATACATGGAATAAGATGCAGGGTTTGGTATTTGAAATAGAGCATCCTGAAGGTAACGAAAAGACAACAACAGCTTTAAAAAGTAGGGAATCACTAATTGAAACAGAAACCTTTAAAATTGGTTTTGATGGTAATCATGTATGGTTAAAACAACAAGACTCATTAGCATATAAAGGGAATGCCAGATTTTATTATAATTTGATGTTTTATTTTTATACTATGCCTTTTATATTGGCAGATGATGGAATAATTTATGATGAAGTAGAACCTTTAGTGTTTGAGGGTGAATCATATCCAGGAATTAAGGTTTCTTATGAAAGTGGGGTAGGAGAGTCTTCAGAAGATGAATATGTTTTGTATTATGATCCAGAGACTAATAAAATGACGTGGTTAAGCTATACCGTCACTTATTTTTCAAAAGAAAAAAGTAAGAATTTTAGATATATAAACTATAGTGACTGGCAAACTATAGAAGGACTGTTATTACCAAAAACGTTGACATGGTACAATTACGAAAACAATGTGCCCACGACAAAGAAAAACGATATGAAGTTTATTAATATTAAACTTTCCACCGACAAACCAAATGCAGCTCTTTTTAAAGTTCCAGAAGGCGCAACGCTTGTAGAATAA
- a CDS encoding TrmH family RNA methyltransferase: MSTKLITSTQNTFIRQLTQLIDKSRDRRKSGSFLIEGKREISLALKGDYELETILIYPELFSLEQLNDLKNKQLNIIEISKEVYQKLAYRNTTEGVLAVAKSRNHSITNLKFNTKNPLILVAEAPEKPGNIGAILRTADAANADAVIIANPKTDLYNPNIIRSSVGCVFTNQIATGSTSEIIAFLKENTINIYCAALQASVEYHTQDFTKSAAIVVGTEATGLSNEWLESSTQNIIIPMQGEIDSMNVSVAAGILIFEAKRQRNFL; the protein is encoded by the coding sequence TTGTCTACAAAGTTAATAACCAGCACACAAAACACATTTATTCGACAACTCACTCAATTAATCGATAAGTCACGAGATCGAAGAAAAAGTGGCTCATTTTTAATTGAAGGCAAGCGTGAAATTTCATTAGCATTAAAAGGTGATTATGAATTAGAAACGATTCTAATATATCCTGAATTATTCTCTTTAGAACAACTAAACGACTTAAAAAACAAACAGCTAAACATCATAGAAATCTCTAAAGAAGTGTATCAAAAATTAGCCTATCGAAATACTACTGAGGGCGTTCTTGCTGTTGCTAAAAGTAGAAATCATAGCATAACCAATTTAAAATTCAACACCAAAAACCCTTTAATTCTGGTTGCTGAAGCTCCCGAAAAACCTGGAAATATTGGCGCTATTTTAAGAACTGCAGATGCAGCAAATGCAGATGCTGTTATAATCGCTAACCCTAAAACGGATTTATATAATCCAAATATTATAAGGTCTAGTGTGGGTTGCGTGTTTACAAATCAAATTGCTACTGGTAGTACTTCAGAAATTATTGCTTTTTTAAAAGAAAATACTATTAATATTTACTGTGCTGCTTTACAAGCCTCTGTTGAATATCATACTCAAGATTTTACAAAATCGGCTGCCATTGTTGTTGGTACAGAAGCAACTGGATTAAGTAATGAATGGTTAGAAAGTTCGACTCAAAACATTATTATCCCCATGCAAGGTGAAATAGACTCTATGAATGTGTCTGTTGCTGCGGGAATTCTTATTTTTGAAGCGAAAAGACAGAGAAATTTTCTTTGA